The genomic stretch TCGCCTCATGGTGCGGCGCCCGTTTCCGCTGTAGCGTGTTCGGGTGGAGCACACCGAAGAGACGACGCGAGCGAAGACGCGCGCCGAAGGCTTTCGCCGGAGGATGGGCGACCGCCTCGGATCGGACTTGGAACCGATGCTGGAACCGGTGCGGCGTGCGTTGCGCGAGCGCAGCATCGCGCTCGAAGGCGATACGGCGGCGGCTGCGATGCAGTTGTTGTCGGAGGCGCAACTCGCCGCGGCGGACGCTTTCGCGCAGGAGTTGATCCTCGTGGTCTACGAGGAGATGCGCGGCCCCGCGGATTGACAGTGCGGCGCGCGACCTGCGAGCGTGCGGCGTCTTCAACTCACCGTTCCATGAAAACCCTCTCCGTGCTCGCGTTCTCTCTGTTGTGTGTCGCCGGCGTCGCGTTCGGCTCCGCTTCCAAGCCCGTGAAAGGCAAACATCCCGCTCGCATCGCCCAAGGTTCCGAGGTGGCGTTGGCCGACCACGCGGTGCCGGGCAAGATCACGATCTTCGACTTCACGAGTGATTTCTGCCCGCCGTGCCGGATGATCGCGCCGATGTTGGATGCCTTGCACGAGAAGCGCGACGACTTGGCGGTGGTGGCGATCGACATCAACCGGCCGGACGTGAAGGGCATCGATTGGAAGTCTCCGGTCGCGCGCCAGTACGAGCTGCGTTCGATTCCGCACTTCAAGATCTTCGACGCGAAAGGGAAGATGATCGCCGAGGGCGATGCGGCGCGCGAGATGGTGATGGGTTGGTTGGGCGAGTGAGCCCGTGCGGACGGGCGCCAACGTCCAAGGCGGCGGAGCGGCCGGGGTGGCGGCTCCGCGGGCACGCGGGGTCGCGGGACACGCGTTCGATCTGACGATCTTGTTCGCGCGCAAAGCGGCGCTCGGGCTCGCGATCTTCTTCGTGGCCGCGAGCGTATTGTTTTTTGCGATACGCGCGGTGCCGGGGGATCCGGTGGCGTTGCGCTTGAAGAATCCCGATCCGGTGCGCGTGGCGGAGATGCGGGCGCGTCTGGGGTTGGACGACGCCGTGGCGGTGCAGTGGTGGCGCTACGTGGAGTCGTTCGTCGTGGGCGACTGGGGGCGCAGTTTCACTTCGGGTCGAGCGGTGCTGTCCGACATGGCGGAATTCTTGCCGGCGACTTTGGAGCTGGGCCTCGCCGGGCTGTGCATCGGCGTGTTCGTGGGTGTGGCGGGCGCGGTGGCGGCGGAGGTCTTCCGCGTCGGGTGGCTGAGGCGTTTCTCGTTCGTTCTCGGCACGGTCGGGCTGACCGTACCCATTTTTTGGATCGGTATGCTCCTGTTGATCTTGGGGAGCTGGTGGTTGGGTTGGTTTCCGAGCAGTGGTCGTTTCGATCCGACGTTGAGCGCACCGACGGCGCGGACCGGTTTTCTGCTCGTCGACGCGTTGCTCGCCGGTGACGTGCGGGCGTGGTGGAGCGCCGTGAACCACTTGGTGCTGCCGGCGGTGTGTCTGTCGGTGTATCCCGCGGCGCAGGTGTGTGCGGTCTTGCAGGCGCGGTTGCAGGACCGGCGGCTGCAGACGCTTCTGGTCTCGTTGCGTGCGCGAGGCTTGGGCCCGGTGCGGATCTGGTGGCGGCACGTGCCGGCTGTGGTCAGCGCGCCGTTGATCACGGTGATCGGGTCGAATTTCGGGGCGCTGCTGGGCGGGGCGGTGTTGACGGAGACGGTCTTTTCGTGGCCGGGCGTGGGCCGCTACCTCGTGGGTGCGGTGTTGGATCGGGATCTGTTCGTCGTGCAGAACGTGCTGCTGGCGATCGTGCTCTTGGTCGTGGCGGTGGTGTTTGCGGCGGATCTGGCTGCGTCGCTGATGAATCCCGCGGCGATGCGGGGCGCGGAGAGGCATGGACGCGATGGCTGAACGGGCGGAAGGGGCGCGATGGAACACGCTCGATCTGGTGACGGCGCTGTGGGTGGCGTGGGCGTTGGCGGGTTTGTTTTGGACTCCGCACGATCCGAATGCGCAGACGGCGTTGGACCGGTTGCGGGAAGGTCCTTCGTGGGCACATCCGCTCGGTGTGGACGCGTTGGGACGGGACTTGGCGAGTCGCGTGTGGCGCGGGTCGGGAAACACGGTGTGGTTCGGCGCGGCGGCGGCGGCCGGGACGCTGGTCTTGGCTTCGGCGCTGCTGGTGATGGAGCAGCGTGGGCCGCGTTTCGCCCGAGGGTTCGTGTCGCCGATCGTATCGGCGGGACTGGCGATGCCGGTGTTGTTCGTGGGGTTGTTGCTGCTCGTGTTCCTACGGCCTGCGCCGTGGACCTTGGTGGTGGCGTGTGCGCTGGGTGGTGTTCCGTTCGGATTTCGGCAACTGCGCGTGGTGTGGTTGGAGCAAGCCGGAGCGCTCTACGCGACGGCGAGCCGCGCCTTGGGCGCAGGGCCTTGGCACGTGGTGTGTTTCACCATCTGGCCGAATGCGCGCGGGCAGGTGGTCTCGGTGGCAAAGCTGTTGTTCGCCGTGAGCGTCTTGGAGTTGAGTGGGCTGACCTTTCTCGGTCTCGCCGGTGATCCGGATTTTCCGGAATTGGGGGCGATCTTGCGGCAAAATCAGTCGGAACTCTTCCGCGAGCCGATGCTCGTGTTGTGGCCCGGCGTGTTCCTTTCCGGGCTCTTGTTGCTCGTGCATCTCTCGAACGTCCGAAGCCGGTGAACCGGTCGGGCGGAGCATCCTTGTCCGCTGTTCAGCGGGTGGGGTCGGGAGCGAGGGCAGGGGGGAGCACGTCTCCGGCGGCGAGCGCCTCTTCGGCGGGGATCGGAGACCAAACGAGCACAGTGTTGCTGGAGGTCGCCCATGCGGTGGGCGGGACGTCGGACGTTCCGAAACCGGCGGCCTCGGTGAGGTTCGTTTCCAAGCGCAGAAGCGTGGCGGGTCGGACGACTTCGGACGAGTGCCACAGGTCGAAGTACATGAGTCGATTCTTCCGGTGAAAGAAGACTCGGTCGCGGCGACTGGTCGCGAGAGGGTCGGCTCCAGCCTTCACTTCCGAGTCGCCGAGGGCGTTGGGAGTCCATTCGCAGGCGAATTCGGCGGGATTCGCGCCTTGATGGACGCGGCGCGCATGCACGGAGTTTGCCGACGTTTCGGTGCGCGTCCGGATCACTGCGCGGAAGCACGGCAGTCCGAGAGCCGTGTGGGCGAGAGCCGAGAGGACGGAGCCACGCGCATCGAGGGAAAACACGAACAGGCCCCGAGCCTGACCGCAACGGACGCGCGTGCGGAGGGAGATGCAGTCGATGCGAGACAACCCGGGCACCGGCGGCAAGAACGAGGCGCGGGCCCCCCGGATGTGCGAAAACGCGATGCCCAACCATGCGCGTCCGTCCTGCAAGACCGGCTCGAGCCCGGCAGGAAGGGCTTCGCGGATCGTGTCCGGTGTCCAATCCCAGCCAAGCAGGAGAGTTTGGGTCGACTTGAAGTGCAGAAGGGCCGTGCCGTCCGGCCGTTCGGAGCGGCGGCTCGAATCGAAGAATTCCGGTGATGGTTTCATCGTGCTTCGACGTCTTTCCCGAGGACCGACGATGCGCTCGTGAAGCACGAACGTCAGTCCCTGAATGACGGGTTCCGAATTCTCCCTTGACATCGCTCGGCGGTTTTCGAGCTTCCTCGACCTTTTCCGCCCATGGCCAACACCAAGTCAGCCATCAAGAACGCTCGCAAAAACACCCGCCGGAAGCTCCGCAACCAGCGTGTGAAGACGCGTCTCAAGACCCTTTCTCGTCGTCTCGCCAAGGCCAGTTCCTCCGGGGACGCTTCGGCCGCGAAGACGGCCGCGCAGGAGTACGTGTCCGCTTTGGACAAGGCTGCTTCGAAGGGGATCATCCACCGCAACTCGGCCAGCCGTCACAAAGCGGTCTGTTCGAAGTTCGTCGTGGCCGTCTGAGCCCCGCCTCGCGTTTCGCGATCGTCCACTTACGTCGCCCCCGAGCGTCTTCGACGGCCGGGGGCTTTTTCGTCGGCTCTCTAGTCGCGATGGACATCGACACTCCTCCATGGCTTCCGACAGTGAACTCCTGACTTTCCCGGAGAACGTCCTCGCGGACGGACCCGTGCGCCTGCCGATCGTGCATCGGGGCGACGGTTGGATCGCGTTGGCCAAGCCTCCGGGCATCGGTGCCGGCGAGTACGGTCCTGCCGACAGGCCCGGAGTGGTGCGAGCGTTGCGGACGGGGATCTCTCGGGGCGGAGCCCAATACGTGCGTCTCGGATTCAAGTCACCCGTGGTCGTGCACGAGTTGGACAGCGATCTCTCGGGTATCGTGATCGTGGCCGGCAACGAGGCGGCCACGGTTCGATTGAAGCAGGCTCTCGGATCGAACCGGCTGGAGTTTGTCTTCACCGTCGTCGTCGCGGCCGAACTCGATGCCGAGGCCCCGAAAGAGGCCGTGTGCGACCTACCGCTCGGCTTCGACGAAGCGGAAGGACGCGCCTACGTGTCGCACCGGGACGGTCGCAAGGCCTCGACTCGGTTCTCGTGGCGGACTCAGGCTTTCGGTCATGCCGTGTGGGAGGCGCGGACGTTTCTCCCGCGTCGTGACCAAATACGCGTGCACGCGGTGGAGTCGCGTCTCTGGATCGCCGGCGAGAATCTCTACGGCAACGTGCGCCCGGTTCGCCCCGCGCTGCTCAAACCGCGCGTGCGCAAGGCCCAGATGGCGGAGGCGAGCGCGTATCCTTGGCCGTGCGTGCACTTGGGTGAAGTGATCGTCGAGACGCCCTTGGAGCCGGCGTTGCGCCTCTCGGCTCCACCTCCGAAGGCGATGGAATCGGTTCTTCGTATTCTCTCGGGTCAGGCGGCGGACAAAATTTAGCCTTGTCAGACCGCGCGTCCTTGCCGCTCTATAGCCGGCTATTTTTCCGCCATGGGTAATCTCAAGAAGAAACGCCGCCTGAAGATGTCGAAGCACAAGCGCCGGAAGCGCTTGAAGTCCAATCGTCACAAGAAGCGCACGTGGTGATCGCTGCCGGCTTCCGCAAGAAGCCGGCGAGAGACCTCCCTCGACCGCGTGCGCCGTCGAAGTCGCCTCCTCGAGAGGCCGTTTCGAGCGGTCGTGTTTCAGCCGAAACCCTCCAGTCTACTGGAGGGTTTTTTCGTGTCCGCGCGGAGCGCTTCGTCCAAGGGCCGCGACCATCGAGGCCAAGGGGCAGCGGGGGCAATTTACCCAAATGTTAATTCAATCGTGGGCAGGGGGGACCGATAGCTTTCCACGGGGCATTCCGCCCCTCGAAAGACACACCAAATTTTTCCCACGATGTTCGGAGCCAAGAGCAAGACATTGTTCGTCGATATGGCGGGTCCATCCGCCTATGCGGCTCGCACTTCGGGATTGAAGGCACCCTTCCTCGTCGAGGCAGTCGAAGAAATCCGTCTCGACGAAGGAACCGAACTGGTCGACGCCCTACGCCGACTCGCCGGTGTCAAGGGCAACATGCCCGTCCAGGCCGCCTTTTCCCTCTATCCGGCGCAACGCGTCGTCGCTGTCACGACCGTCGATCCGAAACGGTTCTCGGAAGAGAACTATCTGAGCGAACTCGTACGCGAATCGGTCAAGGTCGATGCCTCCAAGTACAGCTTGCATCTCGTCTCACCGAGCGACGGTTCGGACGTGGCGCAAGCGAAGGGACCGGCGCGTGAGGCCCTCGTGTGCGGTGCGCCGACCGAGCAGTTGATCGGTCTCCAAGACGATCTCGTGGAGAAGGGGTGTTTCCCGCTGCGTCTGGAGATCGGGACGGTCGCGTCGTTGGGCGGTTTGATCGATTACCTGCGTGCCACCGACACGAAGACGCCGACGCTCATGTTGGAGATCGGGCGCGAAACCACGGCGGT from Opitutales bacterium ASA1 encodes the following:
- a CDS encoding ABC transporter permease, whose protein sequence is MDAMAERAEGARWNTLDLVTALWVAWALAGLFWTPHDPNAQTALDRLREGPSWAHPLGVDALGRDLASRVWRGSGNTVWFGAAAAAGTLVLASALLVMEQRGPRFARGFVSPIVSAGLAMPVLFVGLLLLVFLRPAPWTLVVACALGGVPFGFRQLRVVWLEQAGALYATASRALGAGPWHVVCFTIWPNARGQVVSVAKLLFAVSVLELSGLTFLGLAGDPDFPELGAILRQNQSELFREPMLVLWPGVFLSGLLLLVHLSNVRSR
- the rpsT gene encoding 30S ribosomal protein S20, whose protein sequence is MANTKSAIKNARKNTRRKLRNQRVKTRLKTLSRRLAKASSSGDASAAKTAAQEYVSALDKAASKGIIHRNSASRHKAVCSKFVVAV
- a CDS encoding ABC transporter permease, whose protein sequence is MRTGANVQGGGAAGVAAPRARGVAGHAFDLTILFARKAALGLAIFFVAASVLFFAIRAVPGDPVALRLKNPDPVRVAEMRARLGLDDAVAVQWWRYVESFVVGDWGRSFTSGRAVLSDMAEFLPATLELGLAGLCIGVFVGVAGAVAAEVFRVGWLRRFSFVLGTVGLTVPIFWIGMLLLILGSWWLGWFPSSGRFDPTLSAPTARTGFLLVDALLAGDVRAWWSAVNHLVLPAVCLSVYPAAQVCAVLQARLQDRRLQTLLVSLRARGLGPVRIWWRHVPAVVSAPLITVIGSNFGALLGGAVLTETVFSWPGVGRYLVGAVLDRDLFVVQNVLLAIVLLVVAVVFAADLAASLMNPAAMRGAERHGRDG